Below is a window of Methanothermobacter thermautotrophicus DNA.
TCCACCCACGGGTAACTGAGTTTATAAGGGAAACCCCCTGGCTCAGGGAGAAACCCGTGGCCCTATTCTCAGTTTCTCTGAGTAGAGAGGATGGCCTGAGGGCCCTTAAGGAGGCTGAAGATCTTCTGGGAGGTAGCATATACTCCAGGGCCCTGGGTGGACGTATGAAACTCGGCGAACTTTCAGAGGAGGACCTTGCTGATCTTCAGGCCTTCTCTGAGATCACGGGTATTGAACTGACTGACGTTGATCTCCTGGATAAAGGGGAGGTCATTGAGTTTGCACTTGAACTCAGGGACATCCGTGACTCCCTCATGACCTCCATTGATGAGGGTGAACTTCGTGGATTCATTGACGAATTCCTCAGATCACACAACACCTGCACCCTTGCAACATGCCATGGGGGACAGCCACGGGCAACACCCCTCGAGTACATCTATGATGGGGATTCACTGTTCATAATCAGTGAGGGTGGTGAGAAATTTGCGGGTCTCCCTGAGAATGAAAGGGTTTCAGTTGCAGTATACGAGGACTACACGTCCATGAGCAACCTTGCAGGGATGCAGATAACAGGCACTGCCAGCATACTCCAGGGGGAGGATGCTGAGAGGGTCTATGAACTGAGGGGGCTAAACCCTGATGCCATGAAAAATCTAAACATTGATATGAATGTCATAGGTATTGACATTCAGAAGGTTGAATTCCTGAACAGTAAATTCAGGGACATCTCATCAAGCGCAAAGCAGGTCCTCTGGGTTAAAAAAGACTAAATTAGGCGTCAGACGTAAGACCCTTAAATGATTAATCAGAGGTCACTGCAATCTTTGATAATAAAATATAAAAAATGGAAACCTGTGGCTTCCATCTTTTATATCCCTATTTCCGGAGCTGAATTTCTATTGCTGAAACATTGGTAGCGGTTCCCTCGTTACCAATGATCTCCTCTGTGCATATGTCAATGTTCTCTATCTGTATGTCTGGTATGAAGCGGTTCCTTACAATCTCTGCAACGTCAACAGCCCGACTTATGGCTCTTCCACGGGCTTTAAGAATCACTTCACTGGTCCCACCGTTCATCTGAGTAACAACGGCCAGAACATAGTTCATTACAGGCTTGTTTCCGATGTATACTACATTCTCCTCTGACATCACTTAACCTCCAAGAGTGTCTGTAATAAAGATAGAAACCCAAGATTATATAAACTTTGTGATATGGTAACTGAAAAATTTAATAACAGCCATGATCCCCATGTACAGCCCCGTAAATTCTGCTGCCCAGTTTAACCGCTCCCCTGAAACCTGCTGTGAGGCTGGATCCATGCATAACATCTATGAGGGGTGCCCCTGAAACCTCAGATATGCGGGTCTCTGCAAGGCCCCCCAGTATGAGTTCGGGTTCGGTCCTGATGACGGCATCCTCAATATCAGAAGCATCAACCCCCACAAGCACCTCCGACCTCAATCCAGGCACCCCCCTGAGGTTCTCCAGTGTGTAATCGCCTATCATGTCCATGGCTACAAGAAATGGCCTCATCCTCAGTTCAGTGATGAATTCTGTGAGCGCAACGGCCCTTGTTGGTCCTGAAACGACTGCAACCCTCATTCCCTCAAGTTCAGACCTCATTCGATCCCTCTCCTCAATAAAATCAGAGAATACGTCATCTATGGGATAATCAAGGTTGAGTTTGCCGAGTACCTCCCTGTAGAATCTGAGTGAATTCAAAAAACCTATGGGTAGCGGGTGGTGGATGAAGGGTGTCCCGAAGTTCTCCTCAAGGAAGCGGCAGGGGGCGATACCCGAGACATCACAGAAGGAGCAGTTAAGGTGGCCCGCAGGGATCATTTTTATATCCTGGATGCTGCATCCCGATGTCAGGACACAGTTCACATCCACCCCCATCGCTGAGAGGGACTCCCTGACCTCCCTGAGGTCTGCTCCGCCCCTGAATTCCCCTATTATGTTTACTGAAGGTCTCCCTGATGGCTCCATCCTCCTGCAGAATTTCCGGATGAGTGCCATCATCACCTCCTCATAGCCCTCGCCCTGACTGGACTCAAATCCACCAGCACTGACGGTTATGAGCTCCGCAT
It encodes the following:
- a CDS encoding pyridoxamine 5'-phosphate oxidase family protein, coding for MFRTLIIYESTYGSTEEVASKTGMILGPSRCCRAHEFQETCQDFEFFVIGSGVYRGRLHPRVTEFIRETPWLREKPVALFSVSLSREDGLRALKEAEDLLGGSIYSRALGGRMKLGELSEEDLADLQAFSEITGIELTDVDLLDKGEVIEFALELRDIRDSLMTSIDEGELRGFIDEFLRSHNTCTLATCHGGQPRATPLEYIYDGDSLFIISEGGEKFAGLPENERVSVAVYEDYTSMSNLAGMQITGTASILQGEDAERVYELRGLNPDAMKNLNIDMNVIGIDIQKVEFLNSKFRDISSSAKQVLWVKKD
- the albA gene encoding DNA-binding protein Alba, with protein sequence MSEENVVYIGNKPVMNYVLAVVTQMNGGTSEVILKARGRAISRAVDVAEIVRNRFIPDIQIENIDICTEEIIGNEGTATNVSAIEIQLRK
- a CDS encoding nitrogenase component 1; its protein translation is MGPVSTCKLFGAVRAVSGIKNAVPLIHGPRGCAYHIGYLLTARGGKRIAVASTELSESDVVFGASDKLSEMIIEVDRTRKPDIIAVMSSCATSIIGEDIGRVADETSELVDAELITVSAGGFESSQGEGYEEVMMALIRKFCRRMEPSGRPSVNIIGEFRGGADLREVRESLSAMGVDVNCVLTSGCSIQDIKMIPAGHLNCSFCDVSGIAPCRFLEENFGTPFIHHPLPIGFLNSLRFYREVLGKLNLDYPIDDVFSDFIEERDRMRSELEGMRVAVVSGPTRAVALTEFITELRMRPFLVAMDMIGDYTLENLRGVPGLRSEVLVGVDASDIEDAVIRTEPELILGGLAETRISEVSGAPLIDVMHGSSLTAGFRGAVKLGSRIYGAVHGDHGCY